Proteins encoded within one genomic window of Oryza glaberrima chromosome 12, OglaRS2, whole genome shotgun sequence:
- the LOC127757832 gene encoding auxin-responsive protein SAUR71-like — protein MRQMIRRLSRVGDCSSPSSPPPFSPAPRRGGGGGGSSGKRSSSAAAAHEGVPEGHVPVYVVGEGDGGEAAAAERFVVRAELLGRPALAELLRRAAQEYGYDHHGPLRIPCRADVFRAALAAAGDEDDDSE, from the coding sequence ATGAGGCAGATGATCCGACGGCTCTCCCGAGTCGGCGACTGctcgtctccctcctcgccgccgccattctcgccggcgccacgccgcggaggcggcggaggcgggagcaGCGGGAAGAGgtcttcgtcggcggcggcggcgcacgagggGGTACCCGAGGGGCACGTGCCGGTGTACGTGGTCGGGGAgggggatggcggcgaggcggcggcggcggagcggttCGTCGTGCGCGCCGAGCTGCTCGGGCGGCCGGCGCTGgccgagctcctccgccgcgctGCGCAGGAGTACGGCTACGACCACCACGGCCCGCTCCGCATCCCCTGCCGCGCCGACGTCTtccgcgccgcgctcgccgccgccggcgacgaggacgacgacagcgagtag
- the LOC127756509 gene encoding deoxyhypusine hydroxylase-B, which yields MEGFLCDRLLDAAQPIAERFRALFSLRNLRGDAPRRALLQAARDSSNLLAHEAAFALGQMQDAEAIPALEAVLKDLSLHPIVRHEAAEALGAIGLEKSISLLEESLAVDPAVEVQETCELAIRRIEEQKNTSGVESATVSPFLSVDPALPAKQGLPVEQLRHLLLNEQEIMYERYAALFALRNDSGDAAVSAIVAALGVKSALLRHEVAYVLGQLQNKAASDALSTVLKNVDEHPMVRHEAAEALGSIADQESIALLEEFAKDPEPIVSQSCEVALSMLEYERSGKAFEFLFLQTPQVQQES from the exons ATGGAGGGGTTCCTCTGCGACCGCCTGCTCGACGCGGCGCAGCCCATCGCCGAGCGCTTCCGGGCGCTCTTCTCCCTCCGCAACCTCCGCGGCGACGCCCctcgccgcgccctcctccAAG CTGCAAGGGACTCTTCAAACTTGCTTGCCCATGAGGCTGCATTTGCACTAGGACAAATGCAAGATGCTGAGGCTATCCCTGCATTAGAGGCAGTTCTCAAAGATCTTTCACTTCATCCAATTGTCCGACACGAG GCTGCGGAAGCGCTTGGAGCTATTGGCCTGGAAAAGAGCATTTCCCTGCTGGAGGAGAGTTTAGCTGTTGATCCTGCCGTGGAAGTTCAAGAAACATGTGAGCTGGCTATTAGACGGATAGAAGAGCAAAAGAATACTAGTGGAGTTGAAAGTGCAACTGTTTCACCTTTTCTCTCAGTTGATCCAGCACTGCCTGCAAAGCAAGGACTTCCAGTAGAACAACTAAGGCAT CTTCTTCTCAACGAGCAAGAAATCATGTATGAACGTTATGCAGCTCTCTTTGCACTAAGGAATGACAGTGGAGATGCTGCTGTTTCTGCTATTGTTGCTGCTCTAGGCGTCAAAAGTGCTCTTCTACGCCACGAG GTTGCTTATGTGTTAGGCCAGCTACAAAACAAAGCTGCTTCAGATGCACTTTCCACTGTCCTGAAGAATGTTGATGAGCATCCAATGGTCAGGCATGAAGCTGCTGAGGCCCTTGGTTCAATTGCAG ATCAGGAAAGCATTGCACTTCTGGAGGAGTTTGCAAAGGACCCTGAGCCAATAGTCTCCCAGAGCTGCGAAGTAGCACTCAGCATGCTTGAATATGAGAGATCAGGGAAGGCCTTTGAG TTTTTGTTCCTGCAGACTCCTCAGGTGCA